AGAGAGCCATTAATCAAACACCAGCCCCAACAGTAATACAAACTTACCTTTCAAACTTGAATCGGTGTCCGCCATTTTTTTATGAAAAGGGCTGAGCCGAAACAAAAAACCGTCGAATATCGGACGACTTAAAACACCTTTAGTGAAGTTGTGTAACAAAATGCGGGCTTTTATCCGTGTTTTATCCGTTCTTTCTGGGGCATTTCCTCTTCATCAGTAGGAGGAAAAAATTATGTCCAAACTCAAAATTGTGATTGACCCCGGTAGTAGTGCCACGAAGGTGGCCTATTGCCTAGAGAATGCTTCTAGCCAATGTTTTGTGATGTCCCCCTATTGCGCGGCAGTGCCCCCAGACTACCCGAGATCCTCTGGGTGGATGATGGGGTATACCCATGTGGAGAATGCTTGGGTATCCCATGGCGATGCCTGCTATCTCCTGGGTGCTGGTGCCAAGAAGTTTCAGGGTTCTGCTGTGCGCAACAATGACCTGAAATACATCAAGGCTCTGTACAAAATTCTGGGAGTCCTATCTCATATCCAAACCCAGCTTCAGGAATCACCAACCATAGACCTGGGGATTCTGCTGCCCTTGGACGAATATGTCACAAAAGACCGCCTAGAAGAGAGCCTCATGGCAGCCCAGGAGCGGTTTGAATACTGTGGGCGATTGCTCTCATTAGACATCAATGAAATCACCATCTGTCCAGAGGGAGCAGGACTCTTTCTCCAGGGATTACCAAGCAAAATTAATCCCCGGTCAGGACGGGTGGCAGTGTTGGTGATTGGCCATCGCAATGCCTCATGGCTAGTGACCGACAAAGGTTCTCCCCTAGTGGCGGAATCAGTGACAAATAACTTCGGCTTTCGTTGGCTTGTGCAAGAAATGCAGCGTCGCACAGGCCATAAAGATGAAATTACCCTGGCCGAAATGATTTTCACAGGTAA
This [Synechococcus] sp. NIES-970 DNA region includes the following protein-coding sequences:
- a CDS encoding hypothetical protein (conserved hypothetical protein) — its product is MSKLKIVIDPGSSATKVAYCLENASSQCFVMSPYCAAVPPDYPRSSGWMMGYTHVENAWVSHGDACYLLGAGAKKFQGSAVRNNDLKYIKALYKILGVLSHIQTQLQESPTIDLGILLPLDEYVTKDRLEESLMAAQERFEYCGRLLSLDINEITICPEGAGLFLQGLPSKINPRSGRVAVLVIGHRNASWLVTDKGSPLVAESVTNNFGFRWLVQEMQRRTGHKDEITLAEMIFTGKHHDRAVHQAMEVCLPLYWQQIQDFLAEQKPVDYVVCGGGAALLLKQEITSHLSGKVSWANHLVRGLVKSGIKDRVMACRLVDGYGLLHSL